The region GTTCACGATGCCACCTCCCTGGGCTGCATATGGCAGGCGGCGACATGGCCGGCGCGCTTGATTTCCATGGCGGGTGCGACCTGCCGGCAGACCTCGGCCACCTGCGGACAGCGGCCGGCGAACGCGCAGCCGACGATGCGCTGGCGCAAGCTTGGCACCTGTCCGGGAATCTCGGCCAGGCGCGTGGCCTCGCCCCGCAGCGACGAACCCAGCTTCGGCACGGCACCCAGCAGGCCGCGGGTATAGGGATGCAGCGGATGCGCGAACAGCTCGCGCACGGGGGCTTCTTCCACTTTGCGCCCCGCATACATGACCATCACGCGCTGCGCGCTTTCGGCGACCACGCCCAGATCGTGCGTGATCAGGATGATGGAGGTGCCGGTGCGCTGCTTCAGGTCCTGCATCAGGCCCAGGATCTGCGCCTGTATGGTCACGTCCAGCGCCGTGGTGGGCTCATCGGCGATCAGCAGCTTGGGTTTACATGCCAGGGCGATGGCGATCATCACGCGCTGACGCATGCCACCGGACAGCTGGTGGGGGTATTCGCCCACGCGCCGCGCCGGTTCCGGGATGCCGACCAAGGCCAGCATTTCCACCGCGCGGGCACGCGCCGCCTGCCGGTCCAGCCCTTGATGCAGGCGCAGGGTC is a window of Bordetella sp. N DNA encoding:
- a CDS encoding ABC transporter ATP-binding protein, whose protein sequence is MALLEVDDLQVHFRGRDDVNRAVDGLSFQVEQGETLAIVGESGCGKSVTSMSLLRLLPKRIGRIAGSIRFGGKDLLGASDRELRRIRGNEISMIFQEPMTSLNPVLTIGRQIGETLRLHQGLDRQAARARAVEMLALVGIPEPARRVGEYPHQLSGGMRQRVMIAIALACKPKLLIADEPTTALDVTIQAQILGLMQDLKQRTGTSIILITHDLGVVAESAQRVMVMYAGRKVEEAPVRELFAHPLHPYTRGLLGAVPKLGSSLRGEATRLAEIPGQVPSLRQRIVGCAFAGRCPQVAEVCRQVAPAMEIKRAGHVAACHMQPREVAS